A window from Fragaria vesca subsp. vesca linkage group LG5, FraVesHawaii_1.0, whole genome shotgun sequence encodes these proteins:
- the LOC101301398 gene encoding G-type lectin S-receptor-like serine/threonine-protein kinase At1g61390-like has translation MLKKQVIVLLAKWVQWCYQWVWTRNMLQFDECGGYAVKLGIYESFQVLFETTEVQVKCRSMFLGDCVIFLILTIIYLVFMTKTKPYTCSAPFIVVSIEKLSLMHMLFRAEIVMGLNSIMFSMLFLILSLFSLRCYCAEVHEITNSKPLAVGQTLVSPGRIFELGFFSFNDSSKQYVGLWHKNIYPRKQVWVANRERPLAVSDGLASLRISKNWHLELVDGKQSSVWSANISNCSSAVLLDNGNFVVKDVTGADMWESFNDPSDSLLPSMLGRQIFLTSWGSDDDPSPGIFKVGQSAELPSQSFIWINGSIPHWRSGPWDQSKYIGVTPGTRYTLNSSNNIAGDKVLGYMYISSDGVLSQMFSESGKNWYLDWESWKSPCDNYGACGPFGVCRASESPICKCLKGFTPKSNEEWSKRNWTGGCVRQTNLSCETHTNESVSSKSEDGFLKLERLKVPDFHQYLIPLAQDKFEDCKIQCLSNCSCLAYAYVDKIGCLVWSKDLIDMQQFPYLGVDLYVRLADSEQVQLGEGKPIKLIASLTAIGCMSILVAIVFSLYRWRANKKRDVILTTPHLESSSLIKIYRDDLREYLGKHDLSELKIYNFDSILIATNSFSITNKLGQGGFGPVYKGILPEGKEIAVKRLSSSSGQGVEEFKNEMLLISNLQHKNLVRIMGCCIEEDEKLLVYEFMPNKSLDAFLFDPSKRAVLDWATRFNIIQGVAKGLLYLHHDSYVKVIHRDLKVSNILLDEKMNPKISDFGLARIVEETQSLENTLKVVGTRGYMSPEYAMGGVFSEKSDVYSFGVLVLEIISGMKNTSFYLSDQQLGFLAYAWNLWNEGRAMELVDEVLGDSYSKSEVMTCVHVGLVCVQDNAADRPTMVDVASILSSENDGPLPMLPLFTIQNSAYNPQHPENTISSKNEASITVIEGR, from the exons ATGTTAAAGAAACAAGTGATTGTGTTGTTGGCCAAATG GGTCCAATGGTGTTACCAGTGGGTTTGGACGAGGAACATGT TACAGTTTGATGAATGTGGAGGCTATGCTGTCAAGCTTGGCATTTATGAAAGTTTCCAGGTGCTTTTTGAGACTACAGAAGTTCAAGTGAAATGCAGATCTATGTTTTTAGGAGATTGTGTGATATTTCTGATTCTGACTATAATCTATCTGGTCTTTATGACTAAAACAAAACCTTATACAT GTTCAGCACCTTTCATCGTTGTTTCCATTGAGAAACTTAGTCTGATGCATATGCTGTTTAGAGCAGAGATCGTTATGGGTTTGAATTCCATTATGTTTTCGATGTTGTTCTTGATCTTGAGCTTGTTTAGTTTAAGGTGTTATTGTGCTGAAGTTCATGAGATCACTAATTCCAAACCATTAGCAGTAGGCCAAACTCTAGTCTCCCCTGGCCGGATTTTCGAATTGGGTTTCTTTAGTTTTAATGATTCAAGTAAGCAATATGTTGGGTTATGGCACAAGAATATATATCCTCGTAAACAAGTGTGGGTGGCCAATAGGGAAAGGCCTCTTGCAGTTTCAGATGGCTTGGCTAGTCTGAGAATTAGTAAAAATTGGCATTTGGAGCTTGTAGATGGCAAACAGAGTTCTGTCTGGTCAGCCAATATATCTAATTGTTCATCTGCAGTTCTCTTAGATAATGGAAACTTCGTTGTCAAAGATGTAACGGGAGCTGATATGTGGGAGAGTTTCAATGATCCTAGTGACTCGCTTCTGCCAAGCATGCTGGGAAGACAGATTTTCTTGACATCTTGGGGAAGTGATGATGATCCATCACCGGGGATATTCAAGGTCGGACAGTCAGCAGAGTTGCCATCACAATCGTTCATTTGGATAAATGGATCTATTCCCCACTGGAGAAGTGGGCCTTGGGATCAGTCAAAGTATATTGGTGTGACACCGGGAACAAGGTATACTCTTAACAGTTCTAACAACATTGCAGGTGACAAAGTTCTTGGATATATGTACATATCTTCAGACGGAGTACTGAGCCAAATGTTTTCAGAAAGTGGGAAGAACTGGTATCTTGACTGGGAGTCATGGAAAAGCCCATGTGACAATTATGGTGCTTGTGGACCTTTTGGGGTTTGCAGAGCTTCTGAATCTCCAATCTGCAAGTGTTTAAAAGGGTTTACACCCAAGTCCAATGAGGAATGGAGCAAAAGAAACTGGACCGGAGGTTGTGTGAGACAAACAAATTTGTCTTGTGAGACACACACAAATGAATCAGTATCATCAAAATCAGAAGATGGGTTTTTGAAGTTGGAAAGATTGAAAGTACCCGATTTTCATCAATATCTGATTCCATTGGCTCAAGACAAGTTTGAGGACTGCAAGATACAGTGCCTGAGTAATTGTTCTTGCCTGGCTTATGCTTATGTTGATAAAATAGGGTGTTTGGTCTGGTCCAAAGACCTTATTGATATGCAGCAGTTTCCATATTTGGGAGTAGATCTTTATGTCCGCCTAGCAGACTCAGAACAAGTTCAACTAG GTGAAGGAAAGCCGATAAAGTTAATTGCCAGCCTTACAGCTATTGGTTGTATGAGTATCTTGGTCGCCATAGTCTTCAGTTTGTACCGGTGGCGTGCCAATAAAAAGC GAGATGTCATATTAACAACTCCGCACTTGGAATCAAGTAGTTTGATTAAGATTTACAGAGACGATCTTCGAGAATATTTGGGAAAGCATGATCTCTCAGAGCTAAAGATATATAATTTTGATAGCATACTAATCGCCACAAACAGCTTCAGCATCACAAACAAACTCGGGCAAGGAGGCTTTGGCCCAGTTTATAAG GGGATACTACCAGAAGGGAAGGAAATAGCTGTGAAGAGACTGTCTAGTAGCTCAGGACAAGGTGTTGAAGAGTTCAAGAATGAGATGCTTTTGATCTCCAATCTTCAACACAAAAATCTTGTTAGGATCATGGGTTGCTGCATTGAAGAAGATGAGAAGTTACTGGTTTATGAGTTCATGCCTAACAAAAGCCTGGATGCTTTTCTATTCG ATCCATCAAAGAGAGCAGTGCTTGATTGGGCTACACGCTTTAACATTATTCAGGGTGTTGCTAAAGGCCTTCTCTATCTTCACCATGATTCCTATGTGAAGGTGATTCATAGAGATCTAAAAGTCAGTAACATCCTCTTGGATGAAAAAATGAATCCAAAAATTTCAGATTTTGGATTAGCACGCATTGTTGAAGAAACACAGAGTCTAGAAAATACTCTGAAGGTTGTGGGAACACG TGGCTATATGTCTCCGGAGTACGCTATGGGTGGGGTGTTTTCTGAAAAATCTGATGTCTACAGCTTCGGGGTCTTGGTATTGGAGATTATTAGCGGCATGAAAAATACCAGCTTTTATTTGTCTGACCAACAGCTAGGCTTTCTTGCCTAT GCATGGAATTTGTGGAATGAGGGGAGGGCAATGGAGTTGGTAGATGAAGTATTAGGTGATTCATATTCCAAATCAGAAGTAATGACATGCGTGCATGTTGGGCTTGTTTGTGTACAAGACAATGCTGCTGATAGACCTACCATGGTTGATGTAGCTTCAATTTTAAGCAGCGAGAATGATGGTCCACTTCCTATGCTGCCTTTATTCACTATCCAAAACTCAGCTTATAATCCTCAACACCCTGAGAATACTATATCCTCCAAAAACGAAGCTAGCATTACTGTGATTGAAGGACGTTAA